The genomic stretch AAATATTACGGTAATAACAAAATCGAATGATCCATTCCAATATATATAATACATAAAATGGCAGCACCAATAACTCTGATTGTTGTCGCAAATGAATTTTTTCATGATGAATCAAAACAGCGTCACTTTTATCTTTCGCTTCACGCAGAAAAATAAAAGGATACAACGTCAATCCGCGAAAACCTCTTGGAACTAGATATTTTGACACAAAAACCATAGCAACAGTCATTCAAAATTTACGCCAATTTAAGTACCTTTGTAGAAATGAAGAAATTAATTCCCATTAAAGAAGGAGATTTTTATCTTTCGCCCGAAGGTTATAAAGTTTTCACAGAACAGTTTCACTTAAAAAGAGGTTATTGTTGTGAAAGCGGTTGCAGACATTGTCCGTACGGATTCAACAAGAAAAGAAAATAAAATTCATGGATCTTATTTTTATTAAATATAAAAGAACTACTGCGCATTTTCATCGTGTAGACATTCGCTATCCATAGCAACTATTCAAGAAATACACTTTTTAGCCTTCTGATTAACCACACAACCAATACTTAAAATGACAGTACAAGAACATATTTTACAAGGAATTCCGAACGAGTTGCCAACTGCAAAACCGTACGATCCAAACATAAATCACGCACCAAAGCGAAAAGAAATACTATCTCCTGTTGAGAAAAAACTAGCACTTCGAAACGCGTTGCGCTATTTTGATAAAAAACACCACGAAGTTTTATTACCCGAATTCAAGAACGAATTGGAAACGTATGGAAGAATCTATATGTATCGTTTTCGTCCCGATTATAAAATATATGCACGTCCAATAGACGAATATCCTGGACAAACGAATCAGGCAAAAGCAATTATGCTCATGATTCAGAACAATTTGGATTATGCCGTTGCGCAACATCCGCACGAACTCATTACGTACGGCGGAAATGGCGGCGTATTTCAAAACTGGGCACAATATCTTTTAGTAATGAAGTATTTGGCGGAGATGAACGAAGATCAAACCTTAGTCATGTATTCTGGTCATCCGCTTGGTTTATTTCCTTCGCACAAAGATGCGCCAAGAGTTGTAGTAACGAA from Kordia antarctica encodes the following:
- a CDS encoding DUF5522 domain-containing protein produces the protein MKKLIPIKEGDFYLSPEGYKVFTEQFHLKRGYCCESGCRHCPYGFNKKRK